The Nocardia arthritidis genome has a window encoding:
- a CDS encoding acyl carrier protein, which translates to MQDDTVTRPGRPTFEDIQDWLVGAFAVRLERAPGEIDVDMPFAEFGLDSAEALVLAGELEEWLGSELDVASMWYFPTIAGLADYLAEDEGET; encoded by the coding sequence ATGCAAGACGATACGGTGACCCGCCCCGGGCGACCGACATTCGAGGACATCCAGGACTGGCTCGTCGGCGCCTTCGCCGTGCGACTCGAGCGGGCCCCGGGGGAAATCGATGTCGACATGCCCTTCGCGGAGTTCGGCCTCGACTCCGCGGAGGCGCTGGTGCTCGCGGGCGAATTGGAGGAATGGCTCGGCTCCGAGCTCGACGTCGCGTCGATGTGGTACTTCCCGACCATCGCCGGATTGGCCGACTACCTCGCAGAAGACGAGGGCGAGACATGA
- a CDS encoding HAD-IIIC family phosphatase, with protein MIHEQIGIAIAADDLSRDLDQVAGWDSLHLITLLGALEQRVGRSLPLPDFLEARTLRDIYDTLGVAPATAPSPGAVLSGFRAGSRRSISVAITGHGTLDALGAALTAELTRHGFRPAIRMAEFGSYVFELGDPAGPLYTQPTDLTICVLDHAVVLDEVGAPFTVDDVQRVCAEKLALLRALVAQFESGNSGWLVLNTMALPRSVSAQILDYRNRSRLGAVWRAFNTELLGLSSDAVVVLDIEPLLTTAVPLVDARMDTYISAHLSQPLLADYARELAHLIRARNGMAKKVLAVDLDQTLWGGILGDDGIDGIDIGHTGRGEAFRRFQSLIAQLRSQGVLVAAVSKNDRERVLEVLREHPDMVLRADDFVQVLADWGPKSAHVKALAESLNLGMDSVVFVDDSVHECAQVAAALPEVTVVHLAGDPADHGAALLAHDWFTVPALTEEDGARTRLYREEAARSEFCSNADTLSDFLAGLQLSVKVTSVGESDVARVSQLTLRTNQFNLTTVRLSPDEVAEYTRDPDSRALAISARDRFGSNGIVGAIFLRTEADVLVIDNFLLSCRVFGRGIEQAAMHAILAEAGRRGIRSVTGAFRPTDKNKRCESFYPDHGFTVLSTRPDGIEYGHELREQVPIPEHVSLEVTDGGVVPRSRSLPA; from the coding sequence TTGATTCACGAGCAAATTGGTATCGCGATCGCTGCCGATGACCTGTCCCGAGACCTCGACCAGGTCGCCGGGTGGGATTCGCTGCACCTGATCACGCTGCTCGGCGCGTTGGAGCAGCGGGTAGGGCGATCGCTGCCGCTGCCCGATTTCCTGGAGGCCCGCACCCTGCGTGACATCTACGACACGCTGGGCGTCGCGCCCGCTACCGCGCCGTCCCCGGGCGCGGTGCTGTCCGGATTCCGCGCCGGTTCGCGCAGGTCGATATCAGTCGCGATTACCGGGCACGGCACCCTCGACGCGCTGGGTGCCGCACTGACCGCGGAGCTCACCCGCCATGGCTTCCGGCCGGCGATCCGGATGGCCGAATTCGGCTCCTATGTCTTCGAACTCGGCGATCCGGCAGGCCCGCTGTATACCCAGCCCACCGACCTCACCATCTGCGTCCTCGACCACGCCGTCGTCCTCGACGAGGTGGGTGCGCCGTTCACGGTCGACGACGTGCAGCGGGTATGCGCCGAGAAGCTGGCACTACTGCGGGCACTGGTCGCCCAGTTCGAATCGGGCAACTCCGGGTGGCTCGTCCTCAACACGATGGCGCTGCCGCGTTCCGTCAGCGCCCAGATCCTGGACTACCGCAACCGATCTCGGCTCGGTGCCGTCTGGCGGGCGTTCAACACCGAATTGCTCGGGCTGTCCTCGGATGCGGTCGTCGTGCTCGATATCGAGCCACTGTTGACCACGGCTGTCCCGCTTGTCGACGCCCGGATGGACACCTACATCAGCGCGCATCTCTCGCAGCCATTGCTCGCGGACTACGCGCGCGAGCTCGCCCATCTGATCCGGGCGCGAAATGGCATGGCCAAGAAGGTGCTTGCGGTCGACCTGGATCAGACGCTGTGGGGCGGGATCCTCGGCGACGACGGGATCGACGGGATCGACATCGGGCACACCGGGCGAGGCGAGGCATTCCGGCGCTTCCAAAGCCTCATCGCGCAGCTTCGATCGCAAGGCGTGCTGGTCGCCGCGGTCAGCAAGAACGACCGCGAGCGCGTACTCGAGGTGCTTCGCGAGCATCCGGACATGGTGTTGCGCGCGGACGACTTCGTTCAGGTCCTCGCCGATTGGGGCCCGAAATCCGCGCACGTGAAGGCGTTGGCCGAGAGTCTGAACCTCGGCATGGACAGTGTGGTTTTCGTCGACGACAGCGTCCACGAATGCGCGCAGGTGGCTGCGGCACTTCCGGAGGTGACGGTGGTTCATCTCGCGGGCGATCCGGCCGATCACGGTGCGGCATTGCTGGCCCACGACTGGTTCACGGTGCCCGCGCTGACCGAGGAGGACGGTGCGCGTACGCGGCTCTACCGCGAGGAAGCCGCCAGGTCCGAATTCTGTTCGAATGCCGACACTTTGTCGGATTTCCTTGCCGGACTGCAACTTTCGGTCAAGGTGACATCGGTGGGGGAGAGTGATGTGGCCCGGGTGTCGCAGCTGACGTTGCGGACGAATCAGTTCAACCTCACTACCGTGCGACTCTCGCCCGACGAGGTGGCCGAGTACACCCGAGACCCCGATTCGCGCGCACTCGCGATCTCGGCGCGGGATCGGTTCGGCAGCAACGGCATTGTGGGCGCGATCTTCCTACGCACCGAGGCCGATGTCCTCGTCATCGATAACTTCCTGCTCAGCTGCCGAGTATTCGGACGCGGGATCGAGCAGGCGGCGATGCACGCGATCCTCGCCGAGGCCGGGCGCCGGGGTATTCGGTCGGTCACCGGCGCCTTCCGGCCGACGGACAAGAACAAGCGCTGCGAGAGCTTCTATCCCGACCACGGCTTCACCGTCCTGTCGACGCGTCCGGACGGCATCGAATACGGGCACGAACTGCGCGAGCAGGTGCCGATCCCCGAGCACGTGTCGCTGGAGGTGACCGATGGCGGAGTCGTACCTCGTTCGCGATCACTACCGGCGTGA
- a CDS encoding glycerophosphodiester phosphodiesterase family protein: MRKTLWASAIAATVLVSAAYVGGCGETAAPPANDGKPLIVAHRGGTADMPENTVAAIETALSNHADALWLTIQASSDGQAVLYRPQDLSAQTDGSGPVAAKTAEELTRLNAGYNFADASGGHPYRDRPTPIPTLREALAVIPGSVPIFLDLKQLPAGPVVSATAATLRDTGNLDRVTIYSTSAEVTDAATAQGLHVAESREQTRKRLLDVALGHVCGVPAVAPGVWVALEKRLKVTVSEKVTLGSAGTDTEAALWDRESVDCLRSGATPKLMVIGINSKSDYDAVKSLGADAVLVDSPAAAKTWR, from the coding sequence ATGCGAAAAACGTTGTGGGCCAGTGCCATTGCAGCGACCGTGCTCGTGTCGGCCGCCTACGTGGGTGGTTGCGGCGAGACTGCCGCACCTCCGGCAAATGATGGGAAACCGTTGATCGTGGCTCATCGGGGCGGCACTGCCGACATGCCGGAAAACACGGTGGCCGCCATCGAGACGGCGCTGAGCAATCACGCGGACGCGCTGTGGCTCACGATTCAGGCCAGCAGCGATGGGCAGGCGGTGCTCTATCGACCGCAAGATCTCAGCGCGCAGACCGATGGTTCTGGTCCGGTGGCCGCGAAGACAGCCGAGGAGCTCACCCGGCTCAACGCTGGGTACAACTTCGCTGATGCGTCCGGTGGGCACCCCTACCGCGACCGTCCCACACCGATACCGACTCTGCGCGAGGCGCTGGCGGTGATACCGGGTTCGGTGCCGATCTTCCTGGACCTCAAGCAGTTACCGGCCGGGCCGGTGGTGTCGGCTACCGCGGCCACACTGCGTGATACCGGCAACCTCGATCGGGTGACGATCTACTCGACCTCCGCCGAGGTTACCGACGCCGCGACCGCGCAAGGTTTACATGTCGCAGAGAGCAGGGAGCAGACCAGAAAGCGGCTGCTCGATGTCGCGCTCGGGCATGTGTGCGGCGTTCCGGCAGTCGCGCCCGGAGTGTGGGTGGCGCTGGAGAAGCGTCTGAAGGTCACGGTCTCCGAAAAGGTGACCCTCGGTAGCGCCGGTACCGATACCGAGGCCGCGCTGTGGGATCGGGAGTCGGTCGACTGCCTGCGATCCGGCGCCACACCGAAGCTCATGGTCATCGGGATCAACAGCAAATCCGACTACGACGCCGTGAAAAGCCTTGGCGCCGACGCTGTTCTGGTCGACTCACCAGCAGCGGCGAAAACATGGCGGTGA